The following DNA comes from Nicotiana sylvestris chromosome 10, ASM39365v2, whole genome shotgun sequence.
TGATTTGCCGCCAAGCTAAGTTTTGCAAGCAAAGAAAGCTTCCCAAGTTCTGATGGAATACCATCAGAAAGTTCGTTACCAGACAAATCAAGCTCAAAAAGTAGCTTTAGGCTATCCAAGCTTCTAGGGACCTTGCCAGTGAAATTGTTAGAGGAGAGATCAAGCACCTGTAAATAAGATGCATTTCCAATCTCAAATGGAATAGATCCAGATAAATTGTTGTTTGACATCTTCAAACAGGTTACTTTACCACAAAGTCCCCATTGTGATGATAGCTCTCCATGCAACTCATTGTGACTTAAATCAATGTAGTCTAGATTCGGATATACACCGAAAGCTTCTGATATTTTTCCTGATAGTttattgttttcgagtctgtccCTGGATAACTTGGAACAATTTCTCAAGCTTCTTGGGATGCTACCGATTAAACGATTATTTTGCACTGATATTTCTGTCAGGAATCCACCAAGACAAACATTATGAGGCAAATGACCAGAGAGATAGTTATCGGCTATGTGAAACATCTCCCAGTTGGTAATGTTTTCCAACTCTAGTGGAAGGGGTCCATTGAGTTTATTACTGAACAATCTCATATCAACAAGAGATTTTAAGTTCCCAAAGCTTGGAGGAATGGGACCATACAATCCATTTTGACATAAATACAATGTCTTTAGCTTAGTCAAGTTTCCAATGGATGAAGGAATCGGCCCTGAAAGCCTGTTTTcacaaaaggataaaaagagcAGGTTGCCTAAGTCTCCAATTGATGTTGGTCTTTCACCTGTGAGACTGTTTTTGGACAAAGTCAAAGAGTACAACTTACTCAAATTTCCAATAGAACTTGATATTTGACCCGTAAGATTGTTCCATCCCAAATCAACATCCATCAAATGTGTCAAAGACCAAATCTCCTGAGGGACGGGTCCTGAAAGTGTGTTGCTATGAAGATACAAGGACTTCAAGTTGGTCAAGTTACCAAAAGAAGTGGGAATAGAGCCAGCAAATATGTTTTTTGACAGAAAGAGATCTTTTAAGGAATTCAACATCCCTATTTCTCGTGGAATATGCCCAGAGAATTTGTTGTAATCAAGGTATAAAAAACTCAAACTTCTCAACAACCTTATTTCAGGTGGAACCATTCCTGAAAAATCATTGTAGCCTAAGTCAAGGTAACTCAACCTTGAAAGATTGAATATGTTGGTGGAAAGAGTACCATAGAGTGAGTTATTGGGTAGGCTTGATCTGATGAGATAGGAGAAGGATGAAAAATCAAGAGAGTGAAGGGTACCCTTTATGCTATAATTTGACATATTCATCTCAGTAACTCTTCCAAGGTTGTCGCAACGAATGCAGTCCCAATGGCAAGGACTTGTGCTTGTATTCATCCAAGAAGAAAGAAGTAATTGGCTTTCACTTTCAAGGCTGGCCTTCCATGTTAAGAGGGCAAGTACATTTGCAGTGGAAGAGGTTTCAGAAGTATTAAAAATGTATTTGGCAGAAACAAATGGAAACGCAGTGATGATCAAGATAACTAGCATATATAGGGAAGGAATAGGATTCCATATTGGCTTATCTACTGGGACGCTCATTTGTATTAAACAAGAAAATGTATTCAACCAGTACAAGCTTTTCAGTATAGCAGTTTGCTGGATCACATGAGTAATTACTGTATTTATAAGAAAATAAACTCAGCTTTGGTAATATTTCTTTTTCTAGTTTCAGACTTCTTCTTACAAGATAAGACTTAGTTTTTTTACAAGTCAAAAGATCCTTCAGACTATAAATAATTCTTTTCACCTTTTGATTcttcatttctgatttttttctgaAAAGTTAGTCGTTATAGATAATGTATTGActccttctcaaaaaataatgtATTGGCCTCTAACTTGATgacaaaaacaaagagagaaaaggTTAAGATAGAGAAGAGGAAACAATGATAGTGATCAAGTAAAAAAGGGACGCctcaaaagaaaagcaaaagcaTTTCCATGggaaaaatatatatgtttttttttttttgataagataATGGTATATATGTTGGTAGTCTTTCTTCCCAAAACAAACATCTTTTTTGATAAAAAGTACTAAAGTATTGATTAAGAGTGAAAAAGAAACTAGATATTTAATATTGATATAGTGCAAGTATATTTGTAGAAATTGTTGCTGTGGAGTATCCAGTCAGAATTTCTTTTGATCTACTGGAATCAATAGAGCAAAGCAAACTAAAACATAAAACAGTTATATTATAACTTATGTGGACAACAAGTATATAactatatataaagaaaaattaagATGGCAAAGACAAACAGTGGAAGAAACAACATATCAAGATTTTTACATGAAAAATATCTTCAAAACTGTCCAATTTAGGCAAATTTTCTGTCTAAACAATGTATTGTAACTCTTGAAATGCCTATGGACTAGCCATTCAAGCACAGAAACCACCATCAATCACCATGACTTTCGAAAAGGAGTTCGACAGTTATTTAAAAGCGCCTaaattttttccttaattttccAAAATGTACGATGGCTAGTAAGAAAATAATGAACTAAACAAAGGCAAACGAAAACATCAACCAAAACATCTAAAACGGATCCAATAGCAGAGATGTCAACCAAGAGATGCCTGCTTTAAGCCACTTCTGATATATTATTAAGAAAGTAGAACAGTGTATTGCCTCAAAGTGTAACACCATGCCCTTATTTTAATGTTCCACTAATTGTCCGTTTTCATTATTTTAATGTCTCATGGTTTAGTAGTTGTTAATGGTACTAAAAGGTAGTGACATATAGTGTAATTGGTAATATGATATAGCTGCTATCTGTTCCAATATGGTTGTTGCTGGTAACTTTATTGTTTAGGAAAGATTGTTGGTATTTAAGCACTCAGAAATGGACTTTTTGTGTTCACAACTGTGTTGTGTTACAATGTATTTTGCCCCATGTATTCTCCACCTTCT
Coding sequences within:
- the LOC104244715 gene encoding MDIS1-interacting receptor like kinase 2-like isoform X1, with the protein product MSVPVDKPIWNPIPSLYMLVILIITAFPFVSAKYIFNTSETSSTANVLALLTWKASLESESQLLLSSWMNTSTSPCHWDCIRCDNLGRVTEMNMSNYSIKGTLHSLDFSSFSYLIRSSLPNNSLYGTLSTNIFNLSRLSYLDLGYNDFSGMVPPEIRLLRSLSFLYLDYNKFSGHIPREIGMLNSLKDLFLSKNIFAGSIPTSFGNLTNLKSLYLHSNTLSGPVPQEIWSLTHLMDVDLGWNNLTGQISSSIGNLSKLYSLTLSKNSLTGERPTSIGDLGNLLFLSFCENRLSGPIPSSIGNLTKLKTLYLCQNGLYGPIPPSFGNLKSLVDMRLFSNKLNGPLPLELENITNWEMFHIADNYLSGHLPHNVCLGGFLTEISVQNNRLIGSIPRSLRNCSKLSRDRLENNKLSGKISEAFGVYPNLDYIDLSHNELHGELSSQWGLCGKVTCLKMSNNNLSGSIPFEIGNASYLQVLDLSSNNFTGKVPRSLDSLKLLFELDLSGNELSDGIPSELGKLSLLAKLSLAANHLSGIIPQEIGNNVQLLSLNLSKNMLEASIPSHLGNLRFLQNMDLSHNMLNGEMPWQLERLQSLELMNLSHNKLFGSIPSSLDQCLSLRFVDISNNQLVGPVPNILAFQNASLEELRDNKGLCGHLIGLKPCSSSVITNKRIKISTMLFSLGGVLLLMVIIYLLFTTSWKRKNQVEQREQTKDLFSIWSFDGKMTYENIIAATEGFNSKYCIGKGGHGSVFRVELPSEQVVAVKKFHPLDDGELDSLKGFKNETKTLLLIRHRNIVKLYGFCSHAKHSFLVYEFLEGGSLSERLRNDVKATELDWIKRMDIVKGIANAS